ATCGGCCGCTCGATGATCCGCAACATGACCATCGCAGCCGAGCTCGGCTACCTGAAGGTGCCGGAGGGGGTCCTCATCGACTCCAAGAAGGCCGTCAACCTGCCCGACGACCAGATCGTCTACATGAGCACGGGATCGCAGGGCGAGCCGATGGCCGTGCTGAGCCGCATGGCGAACCTCGAGCACCAGATCGAGATCGGGCAGGACGACACCGTCATCCTCGCGTCGAGCCTCATCCCGGGCAACGAGAACGCCGTCTACCGCGTGATCAACGGGCTCACGAAGCTCGGCGCGAACGTGGTGCACAAGGCCAACGCGAAGGTCCACGTCTCGGGCCACGCGGCCGCCGGCGAGCTGCTCTACTGCTACAACATCCTCAAGCCGCGCAACGTCCTGCCGGTGCACGGCGAGTACCGCCACCTGGTCGCGAACCAGCAGCTGGCCATCCAGACCGGCGTGCCGGAGCGCAACACGTTCCTCGCGGAGCACGGCACCGTCCTCGACATGAAGGACGGGCACGTGCGCGTCACGGGCCAGCTCGACGTCGGCTACGTCTACGTCTACGTCGACGGCTCGACGGTGGGAGAGATCACCGACGCCGACCTCAAGGACCGCCGCATCCTCTCGGAAGAGGGGTTCGTCACGATCTTCGTGGTGGTCGAGCCGCAGACGGGCAAGGCCATCATCGGCCCCGAGATCGAGGCCCGCGGGTTCGCCGAGGACTCCAAGGTCTTCGACAGCGTCAAGCCGCTCGTCGTCAAGGCGCTCGCGGAGGCCGCGGCCAACGGCACGCGCGACACGCACGCGTACTCGCAGGTCGTGCGGCGCACGGTCGGGCGCTGGGTCAACTCGTCGCACCGCCGCCGCCCGATGATCATCCCGGTGGT
This window of the Clavibacter sepedonicus genome carries:
- a CDS encoding ribonuclease J, with amino-acid sequence MPQAVYDPPELKPGILRITPIGGLGEIGRNMTTFEIDGKILVVDCGVLFPEEHQPGVDLILPDFSSIADRLDDVVGIVLTHGHEDHIGAVPYLLKLKQDIPLIGSGLTLALIEAKLKEHRITPYTFQVKEGDRERLGPFELEFVAVNHSIPDALAVAITTEAGSVLHTGDFKMDQLPLDDRITDLRAFARLGEAGIDLFMSDSTNADVPGFTPTERSIGPVLEAVISKAPRRVIVASFSSHVHRVQQVLDAAHANGRRVAFIGRSMIRNMTIAAELGYLKVPEGVLIDSKKAVNLPDDQIVYMSTGSQGEPMAVLSRMANLEHQIEIGQDDTVILASSLIPGNENAVYRVINGLTKLGANVVHKANAKVHVSGHAAAGELLYCYNILKPRNVLPVHGEYRHLVANQQLAIQTGVPERNTFLAEHGTVLDMKDGHVRVTGQLDVGYVYVYVDGSTVGEITDADLKDRRILSEEGFVTIFVVVEPQTGKAIIGPEIEARGFAEDSKVFDSVKPLVVKALAEAAANGTRDTHAYSQVVRRTVGRWVNSSHRRRPMIIPVVIEA